The Candidatus Neomarinimicrobiota bacterium genome window below encodes:
- a CDS encoding sodium:glutamate symporter — MNFSWNMFLDLGVISIALLLATFIRSKVKFFQKYLIPNALTAGFILLPFYNFVATSVGMSEIGLGAIVYHLLSISFIAMSLRKPAYTKRKGDKSVFGTSVSIISQYSLQSLIGLLLTFMFMNTIMQELYPAFGFFMPLGFALGPGQAYAIGEGWVDMGFKGAPDIGLTFAAVGYMWASFGGVILINMGIKRGWLNKDQVEKIKAKRFRSGVMGRKDKLQVGSRLTTESEAIDSASYNMAVVLVVYLFTFLMLKGLGILLGFAGNIGNDLAVNLWGISFVFAAMVALIVKKIMIKLKLEHTLDNGALTRIAGNSVDIMVAAAVGAISLTVVVQFWLPILVVSVTGGIVTFISVIWISSRIFDNYQFHRALIIYGASTGTMPTGLALLRVVDPDFETPVATDYMYSAALTFFFVIPFILSINLPAYSITKNNPMLFWAAVGVGLAYLVFVLISHKLVAGKRAFGQLGKLWFENK, encoded by the coding sequence ATGAATTTTTCCTGGAACATGTTTCTGGATCTCGGTGTCATTTCAATTGCGTTACTCCTGGCTACGTTTATTCGGTCCAAGGTCAAGTTTTTTCAGAAGTATCTCATACCCAACGCCTTGACTGCCGGATTCATCCTTCTGCCTTTTTACAATTTTGTCGCCACCTCTGTCGGCATGTCTGAAATCGGACTGGGAGCCATCGTTTATCACCTCCTGAGTATTTCATTTATTGCCATGAGTCTCAGAAAACCGGCGTATACCAAACGCAAGGGCGATAAAAGTGTTTTCGGAACTTCAGTGTCCATCATTTCCCAATATTCACTTCAGTCTTTAATTGGCTTACTACTGACCTTCATGTTTATGAATACCATCATGCAGGAACTCTACCCTGCATTTGGATTTTTCATGCCTCTCGGATTTGCTTTAGGACCAGGCCAAGCATACGCTATTGGTGAAGGCTGGGTTGACATGGGCTTTAAGGGTGCCCCGGATATTGGGTTGACCTTCGCTGCCGTGGGTTATATGTGGGCTTCTTTTGGTGGGGTTATCCTGATTAATATGGGGATTAAACGTGGCTGGTTGAATAAAGATCAAGTAGAGAAGATCAAAGCAAAACGATTTCGCTCTGGGGTCATGGGCCGTAAGGATAAACTTCAAGTTGGCTCTCGTCTCACAACAGAATCTGAAGCCATTGATTCTGCCAGTTACAATATGGCAGTAGTTCTCGTGGTTTACCTCTTTACTTTCCTGATGCTAAAAGGTCTGGGTATTCTCCTGGGTTTTGCTGGAAATATTGGCAATGATCTGGCTGTTAACCTCTGGGGTATCAGCTTTGTGTTTGCCGCTATGGTCGCCCTGATTGTAAAGAAAATCATGATCAAACTGAAGCTGGAACACACATTGGATAACGGTGCTTTGACACGCATTGCTGGAAACAGTGTGGATATCATGGTGGCCGCAGCCGTAGGAGCTATATCACTTACTGTTGTGGTTCAGTTCTGGCTGCCCATTCTGGTTGTTTCTGTAACAGGCGGGATCGTGACTTTTATATCTGTGATTTGGATTAGTTCGAGAATTTTTGACAATTATCAATTTCATCGTGCCCTGATTATTTATGGTGCCAGTACAGGAACGATGCCCACTGGTCTCGCCTTGTTACGGGTTGTCGATCCAGATTTTGAGACCCCCGTAGCCACGGACTATATGTATTCAGCAGCCCTGACCTTCTTTTTTGTGATCCCCTTTATCCTCTCCATCAACTTACCGGCCTATAGCATAACAAAAAACAATCCCATGTTATTCTGGGCGGCAGTGGGTGTGGG